A region of Shewanella psychromarinicola DNA encodes the following proteins:
- the rpmG gene encoding 50S ribosomal protein L33: MAKSKGNREKIKLVSSAKTGHFYTTEKNKRNMPEKMEIKKFDPVIRQHVMYKEAKIK, translated from the coding sequence ATGGCTAAATCTAAAGGTAATCGTGAGAAGATCAAATTAGTATCTAGTGCTAAAACTGGTCACTTCTACACTACTGAAAAGAACAAGCGTAACATGCCTGAAAAAATGGAAATCAAGAAATTTGATCCAGTCATTCGTCAGCACGTTATGTACAAAGAAGCTAAAATCAAGTAA
- the argA gene encoding amino-acid N-acetyltransferase — protein sequence MRTTELVDGFRHSAPYVNAHRGKTFVVMLGGEALAHPQFRGILNDVAMLHSLGIEVVLVYGARPQIDEGLKAAGIEPAYHNGIRITDDETLKIIKQVAGATQFDITARLSMCLGNTPMQNAQINLVSGNFVIAQPLGIEDGVDFCLSGKVRRIDALGLRRQLDNNGIVLMGPIAASVTGESFNLTAEEVATQVAIKLKADKIIGFSNSHGILDENGDVIAELMPDEVEEMLKTMSTDTHASVGTMAFLKASVEACRRGVPRCHLVSYLEDGALLQELFSREGIGTQIVTQSAERLRRATISDIGGILNLIRPLEEQGILVRRSREQLEMEIEQFMLVERDNLVIGCAALYPFEEDNAGEFACLVVHPDYRDADRGSLLLNNIIGQARVRGYSRLFALTTRSIHWFLEHGFNIVDVDVLPNMKKQLYNYQRRSKILALDL from the coding sequence GTGAGAACCACTGAACTGGTTGATGGATTTCGTCATTCTGCTCCTTATGTTAATGCACATAGAGGTAAAACTTTTGTCGTCATGCTCGGTGGCGAGGCTTTAGCACATCCGCAGTTTCGCGGTATTTTAAATGATGTGGCTATGTTGCACTCACTTGGAATAGAGGTGGTATTAGTTTACGGGGCCAGGCCACAGATTGATGAGGGGTTGAAGGCTGCTGGAATTGAACCCGCCTATCATAACGGTATACGCATTACTGATGATGAAACCCTTAAAATTATCAAACAGGTTGCGGGAGCGACTCAATTTGATATCACCGCAAGGTTGTCGATGTGTTTAGGCAACACGCCAATGCAAAATGCCCAAATTAACCTTGTTAGTGGCAATTTTGTGATTGCGCAACCGTTAGGCATCGAAGACGGTGTTGATTTCTGTTTGAGTGGTAAGGTTCGCCGTATTGATGCGTTGGGTCTTCGTCGTCAATTAGACAATAATGGCATAGTCTTGATGGGACCGATTGCGGCTTCAGTTACCGGTGAAAGTTTTAACCTTACGGCAGAAGAAGTCGCGACCCAAGTCGCGATAAAGCTAAAGGCTGATAAGATTATTGGTTTTAGTAATAGTCACGGTATTTTGGATGAAAATGGCGACGTGATTGCTGAACTGATGCCAGACGAAGTTGAAGAAATGCTTAAGACGATGTCTACAGATACGCATGCTTCTGTGGGGACGATGGCTTTCTTAAAAGCCAGCGTTGAAGCGTGTCGCCGAGGCGTGCCACGTTGTCATTTGGTGAGCTATTTAGAAGATGGCGCATTATTACAAGAATTATTTTCACGCGAAGGTATTGGTACTCAAATTGTGACCCAAAGCGCCGAACGTTTACGCCGGGCAACCATTAGCGATATCGGCGGTATTTTAAATCTTATTCGGCCTTTGGAAGAGCAAGGTATTTTGGTGCGCCGCTCTCGTGAGCAACTTGAAATGGAAATCGAGCAGTTTATGTTGGTTGAACGTGACAATTTGGTTATTGGCTGTGCAGCATTGTATCCATTTGAAGAAGACAATGCGGGTGAGTTTGCGTGTCTGGTGGTGCACCCCGATTATCGTGATGCTGACCGAGGTAGTTTACTGCTAAATAATATTATTGGTCAGGCCCGTGTTCGTGGTTATTCGCGTTTATTTGCACTGACAACTCGGAGTATTCATTGGTTTTTAGAGCATGGCTTTAATATTGTCGATGTCGATGTGCTCCCGAATATGAAAAAGCAGCTGTATAACTATCAACGTCGCTCAAAAATTCTTGCGTTAGATTTGTAG